A window of the Nitrosococcus wardiae genome harbors these coding sequences:
- a CDS encoding YicC/YloC family endoribonuclease codes for MTAFARQGREGDAGTFTWELRSVNHRYLDISVRLPEELRFIESQVRALVSNRLRRGKVDCALRYFSPSAAAVKFSLDEQLTRQLVHLCEEIDALAPHPAPLNSLEVLRWPGVLKSPALDVERLKTEALSALEDALNEMLATRAAEGARLVVFMTQRCGEIEAIVERVRAQLPQAMSRFRERLHARLETVQTELEPGRLEQELVLFAQRSDITEELDRLQAHMAEVRQVFQRKEPVGRRLDFLMQELNREANTLAAKSVDVAISQDAVELKVLIEQVREQVQNIE; via the coding sequence ATGACAGCGTTTGCGCGTCAAGGGAGAGAGGGGGATGCGGGGACTTTCACTTGGGAACTTCGCTCGGTTAACCACCGTTATTTGGATATTTCGGTGCGTTTACCCGAGGAATTGCGTTTTATTGAATCTCAGGTCCGGGCATTAGTCAGCAATCGGCTTAGGCGGGGAAAAGTAGATTGCGCTTTGCGTTATTTTTCTCCTTCAGCGGCAGCGGTAAAGTTTTCTCTTGATGAGCAATTAACCCGCCAATTAGTCCACCTCTGTGAAGAGATCGATGCCCTTGCCCCTCACCCAGCTCCCCTCAATAGCTTGGAAGTGCTGCGTTGGCCAGGAGTGCTGAAGAGCCCAGCGCTTGATGTGGAACGGCTGAAAACGGAGGCCTTATCGGCCTTGGAGGACGCTTTAAATGAGATGTTAGCGACTCGGGCTGCGGAGGGGGCCCGTTTAGTCGTATTTATGACCCAGCGCTGTGGCGAAATTGAGGCAATTGTGGAGCGGGTCCGCGCCCAGTTGCCCCAAGCCATGAGCCGTTTTCGAGAACGCTTGCACGCTCGATTGGAGACAGTTCAAACAGAACTGGAGCCTGGGCGGCTGGAGCAAGAGTTAGTACTTTTTGCCCAAAGAAGCGATATCACGGAGGAACTGGATCGGCTGCAAGCCCATATGGCTGAAGTCCGGCAAGTGTTTCAGCGTAAGGAACCCGTGGGCCGGCGTTTGGATTTTTTAATGCAGGAGCTGAATCGAGAGGCCAATACCTTGGCCGCCAAGTCCGTGGATGTGGCCATTAGCCAAGATGCGGTGGAGCTTAAAGTGCTCATCGAACAAGTCCGGGAGCAAGTTCAAAACATCGAATAA
- the rph gene encoding ribonuclease PH: MRPSGRAPDELRPIRLTRHYTKYAEGSVLVEFGDTRVICNASVEERVPRFLKGKGQGWVTAEYGMLPRSTNIRMGREAAQGRQGGRTMEIQRLIGRSLRAVVDLTALGEVTVAIDCDVIQADGGTRTSAITGAYVALVDAVGSLLKKRVIAHSPIHGQVASVSVGIYEGRPVLDLDYIEDSTAETDMNVIMNEAGGFIEIQGTAEGHAFRMNELQAMLDLAKTGIGTLLAKQTEALAKS, translated from the coding sequence ATGAGACCAAGCGGCCGCGCTCCAGACGAACTACGCCCTATCCGCCTTACCCGCCACTACACCAAATATGCCGAAGGCTCGGTATTGGTGGAATTTGGCGATACTCGAGTTATCTGTAATGCTTCGGTTGAAGAACGAGTTCCCCGCTTTCTAAAAGGCAAAGGACAAGGTTGGGTGACTGCTGAATATGGAATGCTCCCCCGTTCTACCAATATCCGAATGGGGCGGGAAGCCGCTCAGGGACGGCAAGGAGGACGCACCATGGAGATTCAGCGCCTTATTGGCCGCTCTTTACGGGCGGTAGTCGATCTGACTGCCTTGGGGGAAGTCACTGTGGCTATCGATTGTGATGTCATCCAGGCTGATGGGGGCACCCGTACCTCTGCCATCACAGGAGCCTACGTGGCCTTGGTAGACGCAGTTGGCAGCCTGCTTAAAAAAAGAGTCATTGCCCATAGTCCTATTCACGGCCAAGTGGCTTCAGTATCAGTCGGTATTTACGAAGGGAGGCCTGTGCTAGATTTAGATTATATAGAAGATTCCACAGCGGAAACCGACATGAATGTGATCATGAATGAGGCCGGGGGATTTATTGAAATCCAAGGAACTGCCGAGGGCCATGCTTTCCGAATGAACGAACTGCAAGCCATGCTCGATTTAGCGAAAACCGGAATTGGCACTTTACTTGCCAAACAGACAGAAGCCCTTGCCAAGAGTTAG
- a CDS encoding type I restriction-modification system subunit M gives MNHAFHNKLVSFIWSIADDCLRDVYVRGKYRDVILPMVVLRRLDALLEPTKAAVLEEVRFQRNDMKLTELEDSALQAASGYVFYNASKWTLKQLYQTATNNQQILLANVEEYLSGYSGNVKEIIGKFNLKAQVRHMAAKDVLLDVLEKFTSPYINLTHEEVQDPEGNRLPALSNLGMGYVFEELIRRFNEENNEEAGEHFTPREVIELMTHLVFDPVKDKLPPVMTIYDPACGSGGMLTESQNFIKDEEGAIRASGDVYLYGKEINDETYAICKSDMMIKGNDPANIRVGSTLSTDEFAGNRFDFMLSNPPYGKSWAGEQKYIKDGGEVIDPRFKVQLKDYWGHVETVDAAPRSSDGQLLFLMDMISKMKAPQAGGLGSRIASVHNGSSLFTGDAGSGESSIRRHIIENDLLEAIIQLPNNLFYNTGITTYIWLLSNHKPPHRQGKVQLIDASQLYRKLRKNLGNKNCEFAPEHIREITQTYLELASIDRPAGAEGIAAQVFDNGDFGYHKVTIERPDRRKAQFSTERIETLRFDKALGEPMAWIYAQWGDRVYEKGALAEHEKAILAWCEEQALNLNAKQRKKLLNLETWRKHRTLVQTAKHLMAAIGTDEFNDFNRFKTRVDKALKALAKETGVKLGVSDKNQLLSAVSGYDENAEKVIKKVEKFSQDQLRTLLQRLGCEESELADFGYYATEKPGEYLTYESSSELRDSETIPLKNDIHQYFKAEVKPHVPEAWINMDSVKIGYEISFNKYFYRHQPLRSMEEVAREIIALEQQAEGLIAEILGVDVEEVSGVEGE, from the coding sequence ATGAACCACGCATTCCATAACAAGCTGGTGTCCTTTATCTGGTCCATTGCCGACGATTGTCTGCGCGATGTCTATGTTCGGGGCAAGTACCGCGATGTGATCCTGCCCATGGTGGTTTTGCGCCGCCTGGATGCCCTGCTTGAACCCACCAAAGCCGCCGTGCTGGAGGAAGTCCGGTTCCAGCGCAACGACATGAAACTGACCGAGTTGGAGGACAGCGCCTTGCAGGCGGCCTCGGGCTATGTGTTCTACAACGCCAGTAAATGGACCCTGAAACAGCTCTACCAAACCGCCACCAACAACCAGCAGATTTTGCTGGCCAATGTGGAAGAGTACCTCAGCGGTTACAGCGGCAACGTCAAGGAGATCATCGGCAAGTTCAACCTCAAGGCCCAGGTGCGCCATATGGCGGCCAAGGACGTGCTGCTGGATGTGCTGGAGAAGTTTACTTCCCCTTACATCAACCTCACCCACGAGGAAGTCCAAGACCCGGAGGGCAACCGCCTGCCCGCCCTCAGCAACCTGGGGATGGGCTATGTGTTCGAGGAGCTGATCCGCAGGTTCAACGAAGAGAACAACGAAGAGGCCGGGGAGCACTTCACCCCCCGCGAGGTGATTGAGCTGATGACTCACCTGGTTTTCGATCCGGTCAAGGACAAGCTGCCGCCGGTGATGACCATCTACGACCCGGCCTGCGGCAGCGGCGGCATGCTCACCGAGTCCCAAAACTTCATCAAGGACGAAGAGGGCGCCATCCGCGCCAGCGGCGATGTGTATCTCTACGGCAAGGAGATCAACGACGAGACCTACGCCATCTGCAAGTCCGACATGATGATCAAGGGCAACGACCCGGCCAACATCCGGGTGGGTTCCACTTTGTCCACGGACGAATTCGCCGGCAACCGGTTCGACTTCATGCTCTCCAATCCCCCCTACGGCAAGAGCTGGGCCGGCGAGCAGAAATATATCAAGGACGGCGGCGAGGTCATCGACCCCCGCTTCAAGGTGCAGCTCAAGGATTATTGGGGCCATGTGGAGACCGTCGATGCCGCTCCCCGCTCCAGCGACGGTCAGTTGCTGTTCCTGATGGATATGATTAGCAAGATGAAAGCCCCCCAGGCAGGAGGCCTGGGCTCCCGCATTGCCTCGGTCCACAACGGCTCCAGCCTGTTCACCGGCGACGCCGGCAGCGGCGAGAGCAGCATCCGCCGCCATATCATCGAGAACGATTTGCTGGAAGCCATCATCCAGTTGCCCAACAACCTGTTCTACAATACCGGCATCACCACCTATATTTGGCTGCTCAGCAACCACAAGCCGCCGCACCGCCAGGGCAAGGTGCAGTTGATCGACGCCAGCCAGCTCTACCGCAAGTTGCGCAAGAACCTGGGCAACAAGAACTGCGAGTTTGCCCCGGAGCATATCCGCGAAATCACTCAAACCTATCTGGAGCTGGCCAGCATCGACCGCCCGGCGGGGGCCGAAGGCATCGCCGCCCAGGTGTTCGACAATGGTGATTTCGGCTACCACAAGGTCACCATCGAGCGCCCGGACCGGCGCAAGGCCCAATTCAGTACCGAACGCATCGAAACCCTGCGCTTCGACAAGGCCCTGGGGGAGCCCATGGCCTGGATCTATGCACAATGGGGGGACAGGGTTTATGAAAAAGGCGCCCTGGCCGAGCACGAAAAGGCCATTCTCGCCTGGTGCGAAGAACAGGCGCTGAACCTTAACGCCAAGCAGCGCAAGAAACTGCTGAACTTGGAGACCTGGCGGAAGCACCGCACCCTAGTGCAGACAGCCAAGCATTTGATGGCAGCTATCGGCACCGACGAGTTCAACGATTTTAACCGCTTCAAAACGCGAGTAGACAAGGCGCTGAAGGCCCTGGCCAAGGAAACCGGCGTCAAACTGGGAGTCAGCGATAAGAACCAGTTGCTCAGCGCCGTTAGCGGGTATGACGAAAACGCTGAGAAAGTCATCAAGAAGGTGGAGAAGTTCAGCCAGGATCAACTACGGACTTTGCTGCAACGGCTGGGCTGCGAGGAAAGCGAGCTAGCCGATTTTGGCTACTACGCAACCGAAAAGCCCGGCGAATACCTCACCTATGAAAGCAGTTCGGAGCTGCGCGATAGCGAAACCATCCCCCTGAAGAATGATATTCACCAGTACTTCAAAGCCGAAGTTAAACCCCACGTACCTGAGGCTTGGATCAATATGGATTCGGTGAAAATCGGTTACGAGATTAGCTTTAATAAATATTTCTACCGCCACCAGCCCCTACGGAGTATGGAAGAAGTGGCTCGGGAGATTATCGCTCTGGAGCAACAGGCCGAGGGGTTGATTGCCGAGATTCTGGGCGTTGATGTGGAAGAGGTTTCGGGGGTGGAGGGTGAGTGA
- the mtnC gene encoding acireductone synthase has protein sequence MIRAIVTDIEGTTTSLSFVKDVLFPYARERMEDFVKQHAEDPQVAPLLKEVQAETPDKPLNKKGIIRQLLAWIDADAKVSALKSLQGLLWEAGYQQGDFTSHLYPDVERNLRAWHEAGLKLYVFSSGSVEAQRLLFAHTPGGDLTPLFDGYFDTRTGSKRAPDSYRRIAEIIGFRPEEILFLSDVEEELDAAAKVGMQTVWLIREGELNPTASHLQVRDFDSLAA, from the coding sequence ATGATCCGGGCGATTGTTACGGATATTGAGGGGACGACCACCTCCCTGTCTTTCGTGAAGGACGTGCTTTTCCCCTATGCGCGGGAACGGATGGAAGACTTTGTGAAGCAACATGCAGAAGATCCCCAGGTGGCGCCTTTGCTTAAGGAAGTGCAGGCGGAGACGCCAGATAAGCCTTTGAATAAAAAAGGGATTATTCGCCAGTTATTGGCTTGGATCGATGCCGATGCCAAGGTGTCAGCGCTGAAATCCCTGCAAGGATTGTTATGGGAGGCAGGTTATCAGCAGGGTGATTTTACCAGTCACCTTTACCCGGATGTGGAGCGCAATTTGCGTGCTTGGCATGAGGCGGGTCTTAAGCTTTATGTTTTCTCCTCTGGCTCCGTTGAGGCTCAGAGGTTATTATTCGCCCATACCCCTGGGGGCGACTTGACACCCCTTTTTGATGGCTATTTTGATACCCGCACTGGCTCGAAGCGAGCACCCGATTCTTATCGGCGTATTGCTGAAATCATCGGTTTTCGGCCTGAAGAAATTCTTTTTCTTTCTGATGTGGAGGAAGAATTAGATGCGGCAGCTAAGGTAGGAATGCAAACCGTATGGCTGATTCGGGAGGGAGAACTCAATCCCACGGCATCCCACCTCCAGGTGCGTGATTTTGACTCTCTTGCCGCCTAA
- a CDS encoding phosphoketolase: MSATVKSEAQRGPLSEEELRKIHAYWQACNYLAVGMIYLQDNPLLREPLKPEHIKQRLLGHWGTSPGLSFIYIHLNRLIKKQELNMIFIAGPGHGAPGVLAPVYLEGVYGEVYPNKGEDEEGMRRFFKEFSFPGGIGSHCTPETPGSIHEGGELGYSLSHAFGAAFDNPDLIVAAVVGDGEAETGALATAWHSNKFLNPIRDGAVLPVLHLNGYKINNPTLLARISHEELDNLFKGYGWIPYFVEGDDPELMHQAMAATLEQCVAEIQRVQDEARRTGIPSRPRWPMIVLHSPKGWTGPKEVDGHKMEGYWRSHQVPLSGMRDNPAHLKMLEEWMRSYQPEKHFDANGKLIPVLKALAPAGHRRMSANPHANGGLLRKALRLPNFRDYGVQVPKPGQIEVENTPPLGKFLRDTMSRNPDNFRLFGPDETTSNKLNAVYEASKKTWLADYLPEDADGGELAPDGRVMEMLSEHTLEGWLEGYLLTGRHGFFATYEAFVHVIDSMFNQHAKWLDISEDIPWRAPIPSLNFLITSTVWRQDHNGFTHQDPGFLDVVVNKSPTVTRIYLPPDVNTLLSVADHCLKSSNDVNVIVADKQKHLQYLDMDAAIKHCTKGIGIWDWASNDQGTEPDVVMVGCGDMATQEALAATALLREHFQNLKIRFLNVVDLYTLTSASEHPHGLSDRDFDSLFTVDKPIIFNFHGYPWLIHRLAYRRTNHRNLHVRGYKEKGNINTPLELAIENEVDRFSLAIDVINRIPALQVAGAHAKEALRDKQIECRNYAHEYGTDKPEIRNWKWPL, encoded by the coding sequence ATGTCTGCAACAGTAAAATCGGAGGCGCAGCGGGGTCCCTTATCAGAGGAAGAGCTAAGAAAGATCCATGCTTATTGGCAGGCGTGCAACTATCTTGCCGTCGGCATGATTTACCTCCAGGATAACCCCTTATTGCGAGAGCCTCTTAAGCCGGAGCATATCAAACAGCGCCTCCTCGGCCATTGGGGGACAAGCCCTGGGCTCAGCTTTATCTATATTCATTTGAATCGGCTCATCAAGAAGCAGGAGCTGAATATGATCTTCATCGCTGGGCCGGGCCATGGCGCCCCCGGCGTATTGGCACCTGTCTATTTGGAGGGAGTCTATGGAGAGGTCTACCCCAATAAAGGAGAGGATGAAGAGGGGATGCGTCGCTTCTTCAAGGAATTTTCCTTTCCCGGCGGTATCGGTAGTCACTGTACTCCGGAGACCCCTGGTTCCATCCATGAGGGTGGTGAGCTTGGCTACAGCCTCTCCCATGCCTTTGGTGCTGCCTTCGATAACCCGGATCTCATCGTGGCTGCGGTAGTAGGCGATGGAGAAGCTGAAACGGGGGCGCTAGCCACTGCCTGGCACTCCAATAAATTCCTCAATCCGATACGGGATGGTGCCGTTTTGCCTGTCCTCCATTTAAACGGCTACAAAATTAACAATCCGACCCTCCTTGCACGCATTTCCCATGAGGAATTGGATAACTTATTCAAGGGCTACGGCTGGATCCCCTATTTTGTGGAGGGAGATGATCCGGAGCTTATGCATCAGGCGATGGCGGCGACCCTAGAGCAATGTGTGGCAGAGATCCAAAGGGTTCAGGATGAAGCACGCCGCACTGGCATTCCAAGCCGGCCCCGTTGGCCCATGATCGTACTCCATAGCCCCAAGGGCTGGACTGGCCCTAAGGAGGTGGACGGGCATAAGATGGAAGGTTACTGGCGCTCCCACCAGGTGCCTTTGTCTGGCATGCGCGACAATCCGGCGCATTTAAAAATGCTGGAGGAATGGATGCGCAGCTACCAACCGGAAAAGCATTTTGATGCCAACGGCAAGCTCATCCCCGTGCTGAAGGCACTGGCCCCGGCGGGACACCGGCGTATGAGCGCCAACCCCCATGCCAATGGTGGCCTGCTGCGTAAAGCGCTGCGCCTGCCTAACTTTCGCGACTACGGGGTCCAGGTGCCGAAGCCAGGCCAGATTGAGGTTGAAAACACCCCACCTCTTGGTAAGTTTCTGCGCGATACCATGAGCAGAAACCCTGATAATTTCCGGTTATTCGGCCCTGACGAGACGACTTCCAATAAGCTGAACGCCGTTTATGAAGCCAGCAAAAAGACGTGGCTTGCGGATTATCTACCAGAGGATGCCGATGGCGGGGAGCTTGCCCCCGACGGGCGGGTGATGGAGATGCTCTCCGAGCATACCCTGGAGGGCTGGTTAGAGGGATATCTCCTCACGGGTCGCCATGGCTTTTTCGCCACCTACGAGGCCTTTGTCCATGTGATCGATTCCATGTTCAACCAGCATGCCAAATGGCTGGACATCTCCGAGGATATCCCCTGGCGAGCGCCGATTCCCTCCCTCAATTTCCTTATCACTTCAACCGTTTGGCGACAGGATCACAACGGCTTTACCCACCAGGATCCCGGTTTCCTTGATGTGGTGGTGAACAAAAGTCCCACTGTGACCCGCATCTACCTGCCGCCCGATGTCAACACCCTGCTCAGTGTGGCCGACCATTGCCTCAAGAGCAGCAACGATGTCAATGTAATCGTGGCGGATAAGCAAAAGCATTTGCAGTACCTGGATATGGATGCGGCCATTAAGCACTGTACTAAGGGCATCGGTATTTGGGACTGGGCCAGCAATGACCAGGGAACAGAGCCTGACGTGGTGATGGTCGGGTGCGGTGATATGGCAACCCAGGAAGCCCTGGCGGCGACGGCGCTGCTGCGTGAGCACTTCCAGAACCTCAAGATCCGCTTTCTCAACGTGGTGGACCTCTATACTCTTACCTCTGCCAGTGAGCACCCTCATGGGCTTTCGGATCGGGATTTCGATAGCCTGTTTACCGTGGACAAACCCATTATCTTCAACTTTCATGGCTATCCTTGGCTTATCCATCGCTTGGCCTACCGGCGCACCAACCATCGTAATCTGCACGTTCGCGGCTATAAGGAGAAGGGCAACATTAACACCCCCTTGGAACTGGCGATTGAGAACGAGGTCGACCGCTTTAGCCTGGCTATCGATGTCATCAACCGCATTCCGGCACTCCAGGTGGCGGGCGCTCATGCCAAGGAGGCGCTGCGCGACAAGCAAATTGAATGCCGCAACTATGCCCACGAGTATGGTACTGACAAGCCGGAAATCCGCAACTGGAAATGGCCCTTGTAA
- the pap gene encoding polyphosphate:AMP phosphotransferase: protein MLEAAKQKHKLSKKEYKKVLPFLRTRLLLIQQMLTKADFPVIILISGVDGSGKGAIINRLNKWMDPHYIQTHAFGPPSDEERERPPHWRYWLALPPDGHMGIFAGSWYSDPLSRYMEGLMDFKQIEKALARIHKLEEELIKDGALILKYWLHLSKTQQRQHFKDLMKNPKTRWRVTKRDLKHLKLYDRFCAIAEHTLKATHTTESPWLIVNGSNRYYRDLKIGNDLYHRITSHLETRISATAPPPPPLIKPHSARETDRLGGLDLTQSLSKKSYKTQRKHYQERLSQLARQANKNKVSTLLVFEGWDAAGKGGAIRRITQALDARQYRVIPFAAPMDEEKAHHYLWRFWRHLPRAGRITIYDRSWYGRVLVERIEGLATHAEWRRAYGEINDFEEELTDHGILVIKYWLHISQEEQLRRFKEREKTPYKQFKITEEDYRNREKWEEYQAAANEMIARTHTPYAPWYLIEGNDKRFTRIKVLKIFCERLANAL from the coding sequence ATGCTAGAGGCAGCCAAACAAAAACATAAGCTCTCCAAAAAAGAGTATAAAAAGGTGCTCCCCTTTTTACGCACCCGCTTATTGCTGATACAACAGATGCTAACCAAAGCAGATTTTCCGGTCATTATTCTGATTTCGGGCGTTGATGGGAGTGGCAAGGGAGCAATTATCAATCGGCTTAACAAGTGGATGGACCCCCATTACATTCAAACCCATGCTTTTGGCCCCCCCTCGGATGAAGAGCGAGAGCGTCCTCCCCATTGGCGCTATTGGCTTGCATTACCCCCCGACGGACACATGGGTATCTTCGCCGGTTCCTGGTATAGCGATCCTCTCTCCCGTTATATGGAAGGACTGATGGATTTCAAGCAGATAGAGAAAGCGCTGGCCCGCATTCACAAACTAGAAGAAGAACTCATTAAGGATGGTGCCTTAATTCTCAAATACTGGCTGCACCTTAGCAAAACCCAGCAACGTCAGCATTTCAAGGATCTCATGAAAAACCCTAAAACCCGCTGGCGGGTCACCAAGCGCGATCTGAAGCACCTTAAACTTTATGATAGGTTTTGCGCTATTGCAGAGCATACCCTAAAGGCAACCCATACGACCGAATCGCCCTGGCTAATCGTGAATGGGAGCAATCGATATTACCGGGATCTTAAAATTGGCAACGACCTCTATCACCGCATTACCTCTCATCTAGAAACGCGCATTTCAGCTACTGCCCCTCCCCCACCACCTCTGATAAAACCCCATTCCGCCAGAGAGACGGACCGACTGGGTGGGCTCGACCTGACCCAGTCTCTCTCAAAAAAAAGCTACAAAACTCAACGCAAGCACTACCAAGAGCGACTAAGCCAGCTAGCACGGCAGGCTAATAAAAACAAAGTCTCTACTCTCTTAGTATTTGAAGGCTGGGATGCCGCTGGCAAAGGGGGAGCCATTCGGCGCATCACTCAAGCCCTAGATGCCCGGCAATACCGCGTTATTCCTTTTGCCGCTCCCATGGATGAAGAAAAAGCCCACCATTATCTTTGGCGTTTTTGGCGCCACCTTCCGCGGGCCGGTCGAATCACCATTTATGATCGTAGCTGGTACGGGCGGGTGCTGGTGGAGCGCATCGAAGGCTTGGCCACCCATGCAGAATGGAGGCGCGCCTATGGGGAGATTAACGATTTTGAGGAAGAGCTCACAGATCACGGGATTTTGGTTATCAAATATTGGCTGCATATTAGTCAAGAGGAACAACTACGCCGTTTCAAAGAACGGGAGAAAACCCCTTATAAACAATTCAAAATTACCGAGGAAGATTACCGCAATCGGGAAAAATGGGAAGAATACCAGGCGGCCGCCAACGAGATGATTGCGCGCACCCATACCCCCTATGCCCCCTGGTATTTAATCGAAGGCAATGACAAGCGCTTTACCCGGATTAAGGTCTTAAAAATCTTCTGTGAGCGGCTAGCTAATGCCCTTTAG
- a CDS encoding methylthioribulose 1-phosphate dehydratase: protein MDEKNALCQQAMAQLVRVGRFFFERGWVPATSGNFSARIDSNGMVITVSGWHKGQLSPEGMLLANLQGDPLTTGKHPSAETLLHAALYRRVPEVNAIFHTHSVYSTVLSRMLSGELILSDYEVLKAFPGIKTHQATVRVPIFPNDQDMGRLAAAVDDYLGQNPDSPGYLIAGHGLYTWGRSVEEACRHVEALEFLFECEVLRRRLQSP from the coding sequence TTGGATGAAAAGAATGCTCTTTGCCAACAAGCTATGGCGCAATTGGTAAGAGTTGGCCGTTTCTTTTTTGAGCGCGGTTGGGTTCCTGCCACCAGCGGCAATTTTTCCGCCCGCATTGATTCCAACGGCATGGTCATCACCGTGTCCGGTTGGCATAAGGGTCAATTGAGCCCTGAGGGGATGCTGCTTGCGAATTTGCAAGGTGATCCCTTAACGACCGGCAAGCATCCCTCCGCCGAGACCCTGCTCCATGCCGCCTTATACCGGCGTGTTCCTGAAGTCAATGCCATTTTCCATACCCATTCGGTTTACTCCACTGTATTGTCCCGTATGCTATCGGGTGAGTTGATATTGAGCGATTACGAGGTATTGAAAGCTTTCCCCGGGATAAAGACCCATCAGGCGACCGTGCGGGTTCCTATTTTCCCTAACGACCAAGATATGGGCCGCTTAGCGGCTGCGGTGGATGATTATTTGGGGCAAAATCCAGACAGCCCTGGGTATCTTATTGCAGGACATGGCTTGTATACTTGGGGGCGTAGTGTAGAGGAAGCCTGCCGCCACGTGGAGGCCTTAGAATTTTTGTTTGAGTGTGAGGTGCTCAGACGGAGGTTACAAAGCCCATGA
- the rdgB gene encoding RdgB/HAM1 family non-canonical purine NTP pyrophosphatase — protein MAPLQIILASNNPGKLREMGEILSKLSMEVISQSAFKVPEVAETGLSFVENALIKARNAARHTGLAAIADDSGLEVDALDGQPGIHSARYAGPNATDRENLEKLLENLKEVAKNQLNVRYQCVIVYMRHWQDPTPRICQGTWEGQIISPPQGSGGFGYDPIFYLPERHCTAAELPPAEKNRLSHRGKALRALLDALRQEA, from the coding sequence ATGGCCCCGCTACAAATTATCTTGGCAAGCAATAATCCCGGCAAATTGCGGGAAATGGGCGAAATTTTAAGTAAGCTTAGCATGGAGGTCATTTCCCAGTCTGCATTCAAAGTGCCTGAGGTGGCAGAAACAGGTCTTAGCTTTGTGGAGAATGCCCTCATTAAGGCCCGCAATGCCGCCCGTCATACGGGGCTTGCTGCCATTGCCGATGATTCCGGCCTTGAGGTGGATGCCCTAGATGGCCAGCCGGGAATCCACTCAGCCCGCTATGCAGGTCCAAACGCCACCGATCGGGAAAACCTGGAAAAACTGTTAGAAAACCTCAAGGAGGTAGCTAAAAATCAGCTTAACGTCCGTTATCAATGTGTCATCGTCTATATGCGACATTGGCAAGATCCTACTCCACGGATCTGCCAAGGAACTTGGGAAGGACAGATCATTTCCCCCCCCCAGGGCAGTGGCGGGTTTGGTTATGATCCTATCTTCTACCTGCCTGAGCGTCACTGTACCGCAGCAGAGCTGCCACCAGCAGAAAAAAATCGCCTCAGCCACCGCGGCAAAGCCTTAAGGGCTCTGCTAGATGCCCTCCGCCAAGAAGCTTAA
- a CDS encoding 1,2-dihydroxy-3-keto-5-methylthiopentene dioxygenase has product MSLLKIYHENDSTQVESYGGVEEIAKFMDGIGVCFQRWETPQSLAPGASQEEILAAYQTSVDRLCREYGFKSVDVISVKPDHPEKQALREKFLSEHTHSDFEVRFFVEGRGQFYLHTQGKVYALLCEQGDFISVPAGLPHWFDMGENPNLKCIRLFTTPEGWVADFTGDDIADRFPRLSQ; this is encoded by the coding sequence ATGAGCCTATTGAAAATTTACCATGAAAATGACTCCACCCAGGTTGAGAGCTATGGGGGAGTTGAAGAGATTGCTAAATTCATGGACGGGATCGGGGTGTGTTTCCAACGGTGGGAGACACCCCAGTCTTTGGCCCCGGGGGCTTCCCAGGAGGAAATCCTGGCGGCCTATCAAACTTCCGTAGACCGGCTGTGTCGGGAGTATGGTTTTAAGTCAGTGGATGTGATTAGCGTTAAGCCTGATCATCCAGAAAAGCAGGCACTTCGGGAAAAATTCCTGAGTGAACATACCCATAGCGATTTTGAGGTGCGCTTTTTTGTGGAGGGTCGGGGACAGTTTTATCTTCATACTCAGGGTAAAGTATACGCCTTGCTATGTGAGCAGGGGGATTTTATTAGCGTGCCTGCAGGCCTACCCCACTGGTTTGATATGGGGGAAAATCCAAATTTGAAATGTATCCGCCTCTTTACCACACCAGAAGGGTGGGTTGCCGATTTTACCGGTGACGACATTGCGGATCGATTTCCCCGCTTGAGTCAATAA